In Eretmochelys imbricata isolate rEreImb1 chromosome 4, rEreImb1.hap1, whole genome shotgun sequence, a single window of DNA contains:
- the HAND2 gene encoding heart- and neural crest derivatives-expressed protein 2: protein MSLVGGFPHHPVVHHEGYPFAAAAAAAAASRCGHEENPYFHGWLISSHPEMSPPDYSMALSYSPEYASGAPGIDHSHYGGGPPGSGPPGLGGPRPVKRRGTANRKERRRTQSINSAFAELRECIPNVPADTKLSKIKTLRLATSYIAYLMDLLAKDDQNGEAEAFKAEIKKTDVKEEKRKKELNEILKSTVSSNDKKTKGRTGWPQHVWALELKQ from the exons ATGAGTTTGGTGGGGGGCTTCCCCCACCACCCCGTGGTGCACCATGAGGGCTACCCCTTCGCCGCCgccgcggccgccgccgccgccagccGCTGCGGCCACGAAGAGAACCCCTACTTCCACGGCTGGCTCATCAGCAGCCACCCGGAGATGTCGCCCCCCGACTACAGCATGGCCCTGTCCTACAGCCCCGAGTACGCCAGCGGCGCGCCGGGCATCGACCACTCCCACTACGGCGGGGGGCCGCCGGGCAGCGGGCCGCCCGGGCTCGGGGGGCCGCGGCCGGTGAAGCGCCGGGGCACGGCAAACCGCAAGGAGAGGCGTAGGACTCAGAGCATCAACAGCGCCTTCGCCGAGCTGCGGGAGTGCATCCCCAACGTGCCCGCCGACACCAAGCTGTCCAAGATCAAAACCCTCCGCCTGGCCACCAGCTACATCGCCTACCTCATGGACCTGCTAGCCAAGGACGATCAGAACGGGGAGGCGGAGGCCTTCAAGGCAGAGATCAAGAAGACAGACgtgaaggaggagaagaggaagaaagagcTG AATGAAATATTGAAAAGCACAGTTAGCAGCAACGATAAGAAAACCAAAGGGAGGACTGGCTGGCCGCAACATGTCTGGGCTTTGGAGCTCAAGCAGTGA